In Hippoglossus stenolepis isolate QCI-W04-F060 chromosome 5, HSTE1.2, whole genome shotgun sequence, one genomic interval encodes:
- the LOC124851873 gene encoding uncharacterized protein LOC124851873 — MVDRSIALEALGALCTGNVTSVQKQTSPAALSRENLQVGPRQNLSIKLLIPTLIDGDEHCQVSRSSFYSIKSILDGSGGAASPALDEIDGHIKKNLIMDEEEFFAPQYNYDFTKLTETETYWRGGEKYERPCGWYRFGLKVLDKYCGNTWLGTTYRGTQSSPGEWPVSYHGTSKKGADGIIGDHYEPGPGQVYGRGIYSTPDISEASHYAKTFTSCKNGKTYKVILQNRINPEYRKKYNNDLYWLVPIPKGTSEAEEQEMVERAIRPYGLLLKEV, encoded by the exons ATGGTTGATAGAAGCATTGCACTGGAGGCTCTGGGAGCACTCTGCACTGGCAACGTGACGTCTGTCCAGAAACAAACATCACCAGCTGCTTTGTCCAGAGAGAACCTTCAAGTGGGACCACGGCAGAATCTGTCCATCAAGCTTCTCATCCCTACTCTCATTGATGGAGATGAACACTG CCAAGTGTCAAGATCCAGCTTCTACAGCATCAAGTCCATCCTGGACGGAAGTGGTGGAGCTGCCTCTCCCGCACTGGACGAGATCGATGGTCATATCAAGAAGAATCTCATTATGGATGAGGAAGAATTCTTTGCCCCACAGTATAACTATGATTTCACCAAGCTGACTGAGACCGAGACCTattggagaggtggagagaagtACGAGCGTCCATGCGGTTGGTACCGATTTGGACTCAAG GTGCTGGACAAGTATTGTGGAAATACCTGGCTGGGAACCACGTACCGTGGCACCCAGTCAAGCCCAGGGGAGTGGCCTGTGTCTTACCACGGGACATCAAAGAAAGGTGCCGACGGCATCATCGGAGATCACTACGAG CCAGGACCAGGGCAGGTCTATGGCAGAGGGATTTACTCCACACCGGACATAAGTGAGGCGAGCCACTACGCCAAAACGTTCACCTCCTGCAAGAATGGCAAGACGTACAAAGTGATTCTGCAGAATCGAATCAACCCTGAGTACAGAAAGAAGTACAATAACGACCTCTACTGGCTGGTCCCCATCCCAAAGGGAACATCAGAAGCAGAAGAGCAGGAGATGGTAGAGAGGGCCATCCGTCCTTATGGCCTTCTGCTGAAAGAGGTCTAA
- the LOC118109522 gene encoding uncharacterized protein LOC118109522 isoform X2, which produces MVDRSIALEALGALCTGNVTSVQKQASPAGLSRENLQAGPRQNLSIKLLIPTVIDGDEHCSHYSQVSRFMDSCGGAASPALDEAVDHIKKNLIIDEEEFFDPEHDNDFTKLTETETYWRGGEKYERPCGWYRFGLKVLDKYCGNTWLGTTYRGTQSSPGEWPVSYHGTSKKGAGGIIGDHYEPGSRQAYGRGIYSTPEISVAIRFATKFTSSKNGKTYKVILQNRINPVFREKHNNDLYWLVPIPKGTSKAEKQEMVERAIRPYGLLLKEV; this is translated from the exons ATGGTTGATAGAAGCATTGCACTGGAGGCTCTGGGAGCACTCTGCACTGGCAACGTGACGTCTGTCCAGAAACAAGCATCACCAGCTGGTTTGTCCAGAGAGAACCTTCAAGCGGGACCACGGCAGAATCTGTCCATCAAGCTTCTCATCCCTACTGTCATTGATGGAGATGAACACTG CTCACACTACAGCCAAGTGTCAAGATTCATGGACAGCTGTGGTGGAGCTGCCTCTCCCGCACTGGACGAGGCGGTTGATCATATCAAGAAGAATCTCATTATTGATGAGGAAGAATTCTTTGACCCAGAGCATGACAATGATTTCACCAAGCTGACTGAGACTGAGACCTattggagaggtggagagaagtACGAGCGTCCATGCGGTTGGTACCGATTCGGACTCAAG GTGCTGGACAAGTATTGTGGAAATACCTGGCTGGGAACCACGTACCGTGGCACCCAGTCAAGCCCAGGGGAGTGGCCTGTGTCTTACCACGGGACGTCAAAGAAAGGTGCCGGCGGCATCATCGGAGATCACTACGAG CCAGGATCACGGCAGGCCTATGGCAGGGGGATTTACTCCACACCGGAAATAAGTGTGGCGATACGGTTTGCCACGAAGTTCACCTCCAGCAAGAATGGCAAGACGTACAAAGTGATTCTGCAGAATCGAATCAACCCTGTGTTCAGAGAGAAGCACAATAACGACCTCTACTGGCTGGTCCCCATCCCAAAGGGAACATCAAAAGCAGAAAAGCAGGAGATGGTAGAGAGGGCCATCCGTCCTTATGGCCTTCTGCTGAAAGAGGTCTAA
- the LOC118109522 gene encoding uncharacterized protein LOC118109522 isoform X1, with amino-acid sequence MVDRSIALEALGALCTGNVTSVQKQASPAGLSRENLQAGPRQNLSIKLLIPTVIDGDEHCSHYSQVSRFMDSCGGAASPALDEAVDHIKKNLIIDEEEFFDPEHDNDFTKLTETETYWRGGEKYERPCGWYRFGLKKPSKACDVNTLSQVLDKYCGNTWLGTTYRGTQSSPGEWPVSYHGTSKKGAGGIIGDHYEPGSRQAYGRGIYSTPEISVAIRFATKFTSSKNGKTYKVILQNRINPVFREKHNNDLYWLVPIPKGTSKAEKQEMVERAIRPYGLLLKEV; translated from the exons ATGGTTGATAGAAGCATTGCACTGGAGGCTCTGGGAGCACTCTGCACTGGCAACGTGACGTCTGTCCAGAAACAAGCATCACCAGCTGGTTTGTCCAGAGAGAACCTTCAAGCGGGACCACGGCAGAATCTGTCCATCAAGCTTCTCATCCCTACTGTCATTGATGGAGATGAACACTG CTCACACTACAGCCAAGTGTCAAGATTCATGGACAGCTGTGGTGGAGCTGCCTCTCCCGCACTGGACGAGGCGGTTGATCATATCAAGAAGAATCTCATTATTGATGAGGAAGAATTCTTTGACCCAGAGCATGACAATGATTTCACCAAGCTGACTGAGACTGAGACCTattggagaggtggagagaagtACGAGCGTCCATGCGGTTGGTACCGATTCGGACTCAAG AAACCATCCAAAGCATGTGATGTCAACACTTTATCACAGGTGCTGGACAAGTATTGTGGAAATACCTGGCTGGGAACCACGTACCGTGGCACCCAGTCAAGCCCAGGGGAGTGGCCTGTGTCTTACCACGGGACGTCAAAGAAAGGTGCCGGCGGCATCATCGGAGATCACTACGAG CCAGGATCACGGCAGGCCTATGGCAGGGGGATTTACTCCACACCGGAAATAAGTGTGGCGATACGGTTTGCCACGAAGTTCACCTCCAGCAAGAATGGCAAGACGTACAAAGTGATTCTGCAGAATCGAATCAACCCTGTGTTCAGAGAGAAGCACAATAACGACCTCTACTGGCTGGTCCCCATCCCAAAGGGAACATCAAAAGCAGAAAAGCAGGAGATGGTAGAGAGGGCCATCCGTCCTTATGGCCTTCTGCTGAAAGAGGTCTAA